The genomic segment TCGAGAACCCCGATAATAACATCTTGCGAGGCCTTATTCAGTTCCTGCAAACTGTGCCCAGCCCACGTCCCGAAATCAGTTTCCAGACCCAGAAACTCCGGAGTACGCGTGGTGTGAAGAGTGTAGATCTCATCTTCAAAAACTCCAAGCACCGAATCCGACTGACTGAGTAACTGAGCCTCCTCCTGGGACAGGGCGGCGGCAAACCCGTGATAAGCGGACTCGTAAACGTACAGGAGCGAATCTGGGTCGCCGGAAGTGAGCAACTGGAAATGATCAGCATACCATTCATTGTGTGTGGCATAAGATGCGGGCTTCTGGTAGTGCTTCATGTGGACAATGTATGTTTTCTTGGAGGAAACTAAAAGGATGCATGATTGAAGAACAACGGCAATGGCGGAGAACCAAATTACAGGCGCAGACACCATAGTTACAGAATCAAATAGATGAAATTCTTGGATTACTCCTTCAGGTTTTTCAGTGTGTATTGTCTGGTAGAGACAGTCGGAAGAGACCGTCAGAAGATGCAAGAAGATGGACTAGTGTTGGGAATATAAACAGGGAATGGGTTGTAATAAGGCTTCAAGTTTTTGTTTATTACGATAATGACACTGCCAGCTTATCCGTGTGGCGGGTAGTGGGGGTGGTTTGTTTTTGAGTACGTGCATTGGCAATTATTCTGTGGATCCGGTGCAGGTGAGAAAAGTGGGACTAAACAATTTACGATTTAATCTTGACCGTAGATTTCCAGAATTTGGTTTTGgcagaaaaaataataaaatattcatcGTTTCTTGTCCAAGGTCATGGATCGAAAAAAATTCGATTAGACTTTATCAAATTGAGTTAGATTCGAACATGATAGGATTTATTTGGAGTTAAATTTGAggtaaattattttgttcgattgTCTGTGAATGACTAATatgttttaatatttattaatataattatatataatttcgATTTTTCGAACGAGTAAGCTTTCGAACTTTCACTTTCACATATACTTAATTCAAACAAAATTTGAATGTTTTTTCAAATAGAGAAAAATAACACATAAGATAAAAAGAAACTAGccttataaattaatatattttggaTTTTGATATTGTAATTTGCTAACTTTTAGTTTTAACATGATAAATTGGACTTGACatgcataaaatattatttttgtgaCGTCAAATATCGAGTATGGAGTTTGGTACTTGTTTAAATTGGAAAAAAGACaagaattttttataaaaaaacagTTAGTCAAAAACCACTGCAAATAATTTATACTAATATTGTGTGTTTGTATAAtagttttttataattaattttgattaatttaaattaagatcaaaatgtaattaaaaaaatagtgAGAGATTACATTTTATTCATAAAACGTGTAGGATTGAGCTTTGCCTGTCGAGTAGTATAATGAACTCAAATATTTATACAATACATTAGTTCAAACTTTATGTTTCGATCACTCTCTTGATCTTGATCTGAGCATTATTGAGCTATACAAAATGTAGTATAAAATTCCTGAACCGGAAAAACTATAATAATAACTTCTTCAGATTAGTGATATAACATGtaccatttatttatttttatacccTCCATATTAATGTCCACTTGCACGTACTGGGTGTGCAAAATAAGTAACTTTATCGAGGCATTTAAGCAATACTTGCAATCGTAAGATTTATTTTCCCCTTTTAATAATCTATCCACTAACCATATTCGTACTCGAAAATAATAAAGGTGCTATTGATTATTGAAAATTATGAAGAGCCGATATAATAAATGGTAGTACATAATTATCCAATAAAAAATCAAtccaaatttaataataagaaaattgcCTTATAGATTATTAAATCATTAAAAAGAGTCAAGTATAACAATTAaagtaataaaataaaataaaaagcaaaacatatgtgagacggtctcacgtgtcgtatttgtgagacggtctcacggatcgtatttgtgagacggttaattttttagtttaatttagatAATATATTGTTTCTTTTCTCCCTTTTGGTCTTTTCCTCCCTCCGGTACAACTTGGAGTCGCCGGGTCAGCCTCCAAATTCAGCCTCCAAATTGTAGATGCAAAGgagaccatcccaaataataaaaattgagaatttatttattatttgttttAACAAAGAGAATATATTAGGCCAAAATTGTAAAATCGAGAGCGGTTGGGTTGGGTTGGGTTGGGTCGTACTTAAGGCCTTTTGTGATTGGAAAATAAGTTGTTAGGATTCGTGTCAATTTGCTTATGGGCTGGCCCATTAGACTGTTTCTGGACCTTGCATTTTTTAAGTCAAAATTGCCATTTTGAAAATTAggataatttatttaataaataaatttttgatttttttttataaattattgtTTTAGAACAAGAATATATGGATTAAATCATGCGATATACGAAAAGAAACATATCTTGAATTCGGTACGTAGAAATTTCATGGCTAATTTGAAAAgtacaataataaataaatccaATTTTTCAATTAGTAGTTAATCATATAATTGACCCCAATCCTTAGCACTTTCCTATGCCGGAAATGGCTAGAGCCAAAGAAAAGGTAACGTATGAATCTCTGAACGAAATAAGAGAATACCTGATGCTTAATAAATAACTaacgattttaattttttaacatGTATAATCGCTCGAGCACTAAGTTTCGATTATTATACAAAAtagatataattattatatcaaCAAAGCGAGCTAATGCTCGTAAATGATCATACACTCGCATGCTTGTTGTTTTTTCACTTTTAAACAAAACTGGTAATTTATACTTCATGAGTAAATGGGATGCATGAAACAAAACACTATATTTAATTTCCATGAATTGGTATTTATTTTACATATGATAGcggataattaaatattaaactaATAAATAAATACTTGCACTTGCACCGTGtgagaataaatttttttttttttgaaaagtaaACATTCATAACATCAAATCGGTAGATCCCGAGTTACAATACTATAAAGCCAAGATGGAATATTTTCATCTTGCCAAAGTAAATCAGATGAGCTATTGAATGCTCTATGAGCAAGAGAGTGTGCCACGGAATTGGCGGAACAATGCATATGCTTGATCGATACAAAATGATTCACTAGGACCATAGAATTAACTTCAAGAGCCAATGCACCACAAGGACCAATGTCCAAATCTGGTTTGAGTACTAAACGAACCGCTTCCTTGGAATCCGAGAAAATAcaaacagaagaaacacccacCTGTAGACAAAGATCTATACCACAACGAATAGCCAGGACTTCAGCTGCAAGGACACTACCAGGATTACAGATGATAAGAGCATGTGCACCTCTAATTACTCCCCGTGAATCTCTAATTATCGCTCCCACACTAAACTTATTACGCGTGGTATCGAACCCCGCATCAACATCTAGCCGAAATAAATTAGAGCTAGGCGGTTTCCATAAATGATCTGCTGAGGTTTGTGAGGCACATACTGAGACATCACACTCTAATCTGGAATAGCGAACCGAATCTAGAAATGCATAAACCCAATCTACTCTAAACTGCATGCTCTTACCCTCGACTTCATGCTTATGCAAACAGGTTTCCCGCCAGATCGCCCAACAAAAGATCACAAACAATTCAAATTTCTCTTGGTTAAATCTCTTTGACACATATAAAGCACAATTAAGAAAGGAAGCATCACGATGTTTTTTTTTCAGACAATACCAAAAAGGAGTATTTTTCCAAACATCCGCAATAATTttcacaaaaacttatatgaaATGGTCTCACATATCAATTTTATGATACACATATTCTATTTAAGTTACTCATGAATAAATATTAGTTGatgccaaaaatattattttttattgtaaatatggacaaaattgacccgtctcacgaataaagatccgtgagaccgttttaCAAGAGAAATACTCGATAATTTTTGGTAAAAACATCTTTAAATTTTCTTTCCCATATTATAACTATTTATAAAAGAATACAAAACAGgataaaataaaatcacaaacaataactttgaataaaaatttactttattgtcattttattttactcaaaataatatttataatattatattaaaatctaATCTAATTGGCTACATCACTTGCAAAGATATATCTGTTTATATACATatcgaaaaaaaattatttatcacatATTtgtaaatcaataaaatttatcGACAATAAAAGCTTGAGGGTTATTTAAATACGAATCTTTAAGAGtttatatttatgtttatttatgatctagcattttattttaattttttttaaaaaaaaatttagtaatCACAAcccattcatttttttttttggcataTCACAACCCATTCTTGTATCATAGACTTTAGGGGGCGTTCAAATTTCGAACATTcttgatatatttattttaaaaaagggTACATCTTcgctaaaaacacgtaatgtaATATATTTCATCGAGCTATATTAACAAACAAATcgttgttttttaaaatatatacgtggagataataatatttttaaaaattcccTATCAATTTAGTGGATTTTCttgtataaaaattaattaccagaatttcattttcttgtataaaaaataattacttTTATTTATCGGGGGAAAAAAGAAATTCGAAATGCTAAGCGTGCGCACAACCAATCGACATGACCCTCTGACTTTGTGCTGGCTGTTTTATCTCTTCCCTaaaaattgtgtgtgtgtgtgtgtgtgtgtatatatatatatatcgaaaaTGCTAAAGAGGATATGACAACATTAAGCATTccattcctaaatttaatgatGATGAAAATTGACTGTCTTTGTAAATTCTATACCAGGCAACGGAATGAATCATCAATAATGtttgtttcaaatttttttaaaaagaaaaaaaatctgaCAGTAAGCCGCATGTGAAAATGGAAGGCTCCCGAACTTTACAAGCGGCATCATGATGGATGAAAAACTTTTGTGACCTTTAAATGTAGAATGTAATGATATCAATGAAATATCAAATACTGTCACTCCCACTTTTATTTCCttctttttcataaaaaaaaaactaaaaatgaaATCGAATGTTTTCACGCAGAATCAATAAAATCATAATTCTTGAGTTGGTGTGATGCCTAAAGATGAGTATATGTTCACTACATAGTCAACACTGCCAGCTTTCCCAgaagaaaatatcaaaaatacctgaaaaaaaaaagagcccCCTCCATCTCCTTTTCGAATTTCCTTGCATTTTTCTTTCTCCTTGTTTCCTTTTCTTATTTACCTCATTAATGGCGGCTCTAAAGCTTCATCTGTTCTGCATTTCGCTTCTGCTGATCACTCTCACTGAGTCTACTTCAGATGTTGAGTTGCTTTTGCAGAATATTAAGCCTTCATTGCAAGGAACTGCAGAGAACTTGGTGTTACAATCTTGGAATACCACTGTTCCACTCTGCCAATGGAGAGGCCTCAAATGGGCTTTTACCAACGATTCTTTTTTGCTTTGCACAGACCTCTCTTCACCACAATGGGCTAGTCTTTCTTTATACAAAGACCCTTTTTTGCATCTAGTTTCCCTTCAGCTCCCATCTGCTAATCTTTCTGGTACTATTCCTAGAGAGATTGGGGAGTTTACTAATCTACAAAGTCTTTATCTTAGTGTGAATTCGATATCTGGGGTCATCCCATTAGAGCTTGGTTACAGTTATTCTTTGTCGGatattgatttgagttataATTTGCTTGGAGGGTCATTGCCAACTTCGATTTGGAATCTCTGTGACCGCCTCGCTTTTCTTAGGCTTCATGGTAATGCTCTCTCCGGTTCTCTGCCGGAGCCTGCATTGCCTGATGCCACATGCAAGAATTTGCAGTTTCTTGATTTAGGGAAGAATGTGTTTACTGGGAGTTTCCCAGAGTTCGTTACTGGTTTTCTTGGGCTTAAGCAGCTTGATCTTGGGGACAATATGTTTGCTGGTGAAATTCCAGAGGGTGTGTCTGGGCTAAAGTTGGAAAAATTGAATCTTTCTCACAATAATTTCACAGGGGTTTTGCCAATTTTTGGGGGATCGAAGTTTGGTGTGGAGGTTTTTGAAGGGAACAGTCCAGGTCTTTGTGGACCACCTTTGAGGAAATGTGGTGGAAGCTCTGGATTGAGTTCTGGTGCAATAGCTGGGATTGTTATTGGTTTGTTGACCGGTACCGTGGTGTTGGTTTCGTTGTTGATTGGCTATTTTCAAGGGAAAAGAAGGAATCCGGATGAAGAGGATGAGGAGTTTGAAGATGGGGAGGATGAAGAAATCGGTAATGGCAGTGAAACTGGCGGTGATGGAAAATTGGTTTTGTTTCAAGGTGGTGAGCATTTAACTTTGGAAGATGTGTTGAATGCTACAGGGCAAGTTATGGAGAAGACCAGTTATGGGACAGTGTATAAGGCAAAGTTAGCAGATGGAGGAACGATTGCTTTAAGGTTGTTGAGAGAAGGGAGTTGTGAGAATAAGAGTTCTTGCTTGCCGGTGATCAAGCAGTTGGGGAGGGTTCGTCACGAGAATTTGATTCCATTGAGAGCTTTCTATCAGGGGAAACGAGGGGAGAAGCTTCTTATTTATGATTATCTGCCTAGCAAAACCCTTTCTGATCTCTTACATGGTATGTTTTGTAATTCAATTTTTGCTTCAAAAGATAACTAAATATGCTTCGTATTGGGTGTTGGTTAAAATGTAGCAACTATGTGTATATTTGTGGGTAGAATCCTATTAGATTGTGATTTGCAGTTGTATAACGATGGTTATGTATGGTTTATATTTGTGCCATGTATTTGTAAAGCTTCTTTAGAATTCAATCAATGATGTTATGTTATGTGAATCGAATCTTGCATGATTAGTTCAAGGATTGAACTTCTACTAATTTTGTGAAGGCCCTCAGTGGGGAGATTTTCATGAAAAGTAAAATCAAGACTGTGATGACTGTTAGAGTAATTCTTCATTAGAAGTTATATAACAAATATCTTCTTGATGTTTCATTTTAACGTGGTCGCAACGCCAATTCCTGACCAATATCAAGATTTGATGACTCGAAAACAAATTTCTGGAGAACTTGTACTTCGTCTTCACCTGGTGGTTGTTTTTTTGGTAATGTTTGATATCTTGTTTAGGCCATGATAGCACTCAGCTTGTAATTAAGATATTTATGTGGGTAGGT from the Primulina eburnea isolate SZY01 chromosome 3, ASM2296580v1, whole genome shotgun sequence genome contains:
- the LOC140828695 gene encoding uncharacterized protein, which encodes MQFRVDWVYAFLDSVRYSRLECDVSVCASQTSADHLWKPPSSNLFRLDVDAGFDTTRNKFSVGAIIRDSRGVIRGAHALIICNPGSVLAAEVLAIRCGIDLCLQVGVSSVCIFSDSKEAVRLVLKPDLDIGPCGALALEVNSMVLVNHFVSIKHMHCSANSVAHSLAHRAFNSSSDLLWQDENIPSWLYSIVTRDLPI
- the LOC140825832 gene encoding putative kinase-like protein TMKL1; translated protein: MSICSLHSQHCQLSQKKISKIPEKKKSPLHLLFEFPCIFLSPCFLFLFTSLMAALKLHLFCISLLLITLTESTSDVELLLQNIKPSLQGTAENLVLQSWNTTVPLCQWRGLKWAFTNDSFLLCTDLSSPQWASLSLYKDPFLHLVSLQLPSANLSGTIPREIGEFTNLQSLYLSVNSISGVIPLELGYSYSLSDIDLSYNLLGGSLPTSIWNLCDRLAFLRLHGNALSGSLPEPALPDATCKNLQFLDLGKNVFTGSFPEFVTGFLGLKQLDLGDNMFAGEIPEGVSGLKLEKLNLSHNNFTGVLPIFGGSKFGVEVFEGNSPGLCGPPLRKCGGSSGLSSGAIAGIVIGLLTGTVVLVSLLIGYFQGKRRNPDEEDEEFEDGEDEEIGNGSETGGDGKLVLFQGGEHLTLEDVLNATGQVMEKTSYGTVYKAKLADGGTIALRLLREGSCENKSSCLPVIKQLGRVRHENLIPLRAFYQGKRGEKLLIYDYLPSKTLSDLLHESRVGKPTLNWARRHKIALGIARGLSHLHGLETPITHGNVRSKTVLVDDFFVARLNEFGLDKIMVAAVADEIIALAKADGYKPPELQKMKKCNSRTDVYAFGILLLEILLGKKPGKSTRNGDFVDLPSLVKVAVLEETTMEVFDVELLKGVRNPMEEGLVQALKLAMGCCAPVSTVRPMMEEVVRQLEENRPRTRSALFSPAETRSGSVTPF